The DNA window cattttgCTAACGAATTAATTCCCTTAGTTTGCAATCTTTAGCTCTTATGTTAGTTAAGGGGAAAGAAAGCTCTCAACTAAATgacactaaaacattttttttttgtcaattttAAGCtatattttttcaatttttttaattttttttataaatgcaaCACTACTTTTATATAAATCATAAATATGGTTTGTTTGGCACTTTTCATATTTAGTTGTTTCTATAAAAGTAACTTAATTTTGTCTAATGTTTAAatcacacatttacatttaagaaGCTGTGAAGATCTATGTTGGCACAAGTTTATATTTTGTTAATATTATCTTATTAGTAATCAGTATTTATTACACGTTAttttagtctcttgcaacttcaACATCCTGCTGACAAACCAggtgtttatttttagttttagtaCATGTCACAAATTAAATAGCAGCAGTTTCACAACTTAAGAAATTGTACGTATGTAAACCTATTCAACATCTAGGTAAATCCAAATAGCTCCTACAACAGACAGAGTAAAAAGACAAGACAGAACAACATGCTACGTATATTGCTTCCAGTACTCACATTTTTGTATTTCTAcctaaattacaaaataaaaaaaatccttttgcCCCTATATCAAGGGTTACCTCTATTATGACATAACAAGGATGCTATTAGTTCACTAGCTTTGCTGGCATCTTCTCCAAGTATCCTATTTTATATTGTTCACATTAAATTGTCACAGTTGTAGTTAAGTCTATATACAGTTTTCTTTTCATAACGCGTTTCCCCTTCCTTTACCTATGCCTGCTTGAAAATGTAGATACTCGATGCTTTTAGTGGGCTTAGTTAAAAAAAAGAGCTAAATCATGTCAGATAAAAAGTATGTTTGGCTTGGTAACTGAACCTCAGTTTCCCATTTAAACTATGTCATGTATACAAGCAGCATTATTTCTTCCAATTCTGGGATGAAAATTGTAAAGAATAATGACATTTGCATTATTCTCTCAAAAACCACCTCAGGCCTGACTGGTCTACTGTATCCTATTAAAAGTTATGACTTCCCCTGATTCCAGAAAAGTGAGTATGACTGCAAAATATCCAAATGTTTTGATGTGTAGAATATTAGTGCAACATATGTAACGACCTcaatgcatatttttaaaaaatctgtaaCCCAGAGTTTGGGCAAGATTTGCAGTGGAAGATATTGGCTTCTAAGGATGAGTAGAGTACTTTCTGATGATTACTAGAAATTATTTCACAGCATATTTGAGCAGTCATTAAGGTTAACAAACCAGTTAAGCCAAAAGCCTATTCACTCATACTTGTAATTTCACATGGTTTGCCTTTCAGTAGGACAGAGTATATTGACAAATTTCATGTGGTTGTCAAAAAACTCTCCCATATATTATCTTTCTAACCCAAATTGGTTTTCTAAATTTTCTTTAGAATCCAGGCACTAATGAGCCATACATTCCACTAAGCTGATCGGAGATTATATGATAAATGAAAGTGTCAATAATCTGTGGTCTGATTTATACTCATTTATCAAGCCTTCAGTCATCAATGCTTAACATGTGAAATGCATTTAACCAGGCCTGGAGTACAGTTACATTTAAGAATCACAGCAGGAAGCTACCTTGGCCACACCTACTACACCACTGGATATTACCAGCATATTATTTTCATAACAGTTGAGTTTGGGAAAGGAGCTGTCCAGGATCTGTGTACCTTCTACACTGGCGTCTATGGCACGGTAAAGCTTTTGCCTTATGGGGGCAAGCAACATGCACTTCAACATCAGCAAAGTCTGTTCATGAAGAGATGTGAGGGGCAACTGGAGGGATGTCGTTTGACTGACATGTAAAAATGCAGTGTGTTAAGATGCAGGGTTGAGGGAAGTGGATGGTTCTGGATTGCAATAAAGAAGCCTCCTTACCAAGCTGTTGAAATATGTACTCACTGTAGGTTTATTGGCAATTTAAATATGACTCTACGATTTAAAAATGCTGCTTTAATTAATGATATTTTTATCTATCGAATTGACGATATAATTTTACATCTTAGCCCTTAGGCCAATAAATAAAGCCTCAAACAAGCTAATGCTTCATATATAATGTGAATTTACAAAAAAAGTGTCAATAGTTTTAGAGAAAATTCACACCAGGACGATATGTTGTTCCCATCAATGTTTTCGTTCATACAGTAAGGGCAAAAGTAGAGTTCTGTCTATTTTCCAGCTCTCTCTGACTCCTCCTATTTCATTTAGTCTTCCATAGTTGCTAATTTGTTGATTAGTTGATTTCTGTGCTTAATTCTAAAATTATGATTTGAAGGTTCAAATGAAACTCTTGAAACTTTAAAGAAGGTCAGTAAAATACCGGATCAGATTAAATTTCGAAGATAGGGTGAACGAGTGAAATCAACATTTCATGCTAATGCCCTTTTTTTTCTTGGCTTTTAGCTCACGTTAAAGAAAACTAAATGGAGTGCTAATGTAGTAGCACATATATCAGAGCAAAGCGCTTTATGGAATTTTCCTCACTGCTTCAACTTGGTATAATAATAGAGAGCTACAGATTTACTACACAGTGAAGCTTTTCAGATATGTTTTCCCATTAATCAATGACTAAATTTCCATTCCCTGGATGAACGTACATACAGATAAGCTATGAACAATATCCTACAGCATATAACCCTCATCTCCTGGCTCCAAAGAATGGCACCCATACTTCACAGTGCATTAAGAAGAAATTCAGTGTACTTCGATTGTGAAAACATCTTTAGCAGCAAACGCTTAGCAGGGCAGTACTTATTTGCAAAGATAAACTTATAGGCGGGTCCTTGCCATTTGCCAgagtgaaaaaaatatatacattgaCGGCTTTTTTGAAATGACATCAGAATGAATTGCAGGTAAATGATGTATGTTAATTTAAGACCTAATTAGTTTAATCAatataatgcataaatattgGTAGATAGGAACTGGCAAGTTGCATGGACCCTTCTATACTTCAAGAAAAGGTGAAGTTCTCACAAGAAGTAACTACCATAATACCTCTAGTACAGTGTTTTCCatcccggtcctcagggacccacagacagtccatgtttttgctccctctttaTACaaagctgggaggaagcaaaaacatggactgtctgcaggttcccgaggaccggattgggaaaaacAGCTCTAGTATGCTAAGTGCCACACCCTCAAGCTTTTAGTGCCTTTTGCTGTCACACACAGTAGGGCTGCATTCATACTGTATCTTGAATGGAGTTTGGGCAAAGAGCAATTAAGCTCAGAGGTAATTGAATTTAGATAAACTGGAAGTGGGGTGTATAATTTCAGGATAATTTAAGGGTTTGTAACACCAGTATTGTGTACTCCATGTGCTCAGGTATATGAAGGCAGCACTAAAGTTTGAGTTAGAACTAAAGTTCATTTGATCTCCTTCAACCTGCCTTACAAACTTTCAGTTTACAGATAAAGTGGGGAGTACGGAGAATCCAAAGTGGTTTCATTTCAGGTTTAAGCGTAGATATGTTTGATTTGTCATCATAGCACCGAAACAGAATTTTAAACTTAAACAACTCAGTTCATGtgttgtgtgcatgcatgcctgttgCTGTATACAAGTCGTTTCAAACTGGATATCTGATCTAACACTTTGACCCTTCATTAACTGATGGTGCTGAAAATGCACGTCCCACCGGGTTTTAAATTAGACATATATTACACTGTTTAACAGACTATCAAATCcacttaaataattaaaaaagaaactaaattaaaaatatagcATTTACATTCATGTCAACCTGATTTCTcagattaaaaaattaaaataccaCAATCTTAATGAATGaaattatattaataaataatgatgatggaaatgacaataataattatgataGCAAAAATAGTAGTAAAACCAGAATTCGGACCCTGTCGAGAAAATGCCACGAAAATCTACGTGCTCTAGTACTAGAAGCAGGATTCCGGATCCACTAGaaacgtgcgtgtgtgtgtgtgtgtgtgtgtgtgtgtgtcgtagTGTCTTCAACGAATCAGATTTTTGTTATGCAAACAATAAGAGCTGGATGTGCCTATTTAAATCAGAATCCTGGAGACGTAGCTAAAAGGAGTTTTCATCTGAGCCATTAGCATTTCTGCATCGCACCCCCTTTGTCGTAAGCTGAGGGCAGGTGGGTGAGATGCACGAGAGTGATCACTGACTGGTGGGATTGCCCCTTAGATCTCAGGCGTTTGTCTGCAGGCTCAGAACCCCCAAAGAGGGCGGGGACATGGGAGGGGAGAACTAAAGCCTAAAGGcaaagttggaaaaaaaaaacctgtgagCTACGAAGTGATGGTGCGTGTTTGAATTGAGTGATGATAGTTTTCCCGTCatccagtggaaaaaaaaaataactaaaaaaataTCCCAAAGATCAGGATTTGAGTAATAAaatcatatttacattttacacattttcttgGTTTTTCTTGGACAGTTATATCCTTCTTGTAGGTAGGTTTGTTTTGCCTTATCCTTTgtttaaatactgaaaaaaatggtTCCTTTCTGCTTTCTTGATTTCCTTCCTCTTTCTTTACCCCTACCCCCCTGGGCCCACCTTACTGCTTTTCCTCCACTTTCCTTTTAGCCCACCTTCTGTGGATTAGTGGCTCGCACGCCCTGCTCGTATGTGATCCGCTGGCTGATGAGATACTGAGCGGCCTGTGTGGCAGCAGGTGAGCCAGTGATAGTGACTTTACGGTTCCGGGTGCCGGGGATGAACTCGCCCTTTTTGGAAATTTGGATTCGGGCTCCTGTTAGCTCCTGGTACTCCACAAGTGTCTTCCCACCCTTACCCAGGATGGCACCAACCAGGTTCTCGGGGACGGCGATTTCCACCACGTCCTTAGCTCCTTCAGCTAGCTTCTCGGTAGCCAGGAGGGAGCTAGCGACCAGCGGCGAGGCGGCACTCAGATACCCATTGGTGGCCCCCGTGGCAGCCGCAAGGGATCCTAGCGTAAAGCCGCCCAAGGTCGCGGCGGGGTGGCCGGCACTGGTAGAGGCATCACTAGCATAGGAGGCCAAGAGGTTAGCggcagctgctgcagcaggaTTAGCACTAGCCGCCACGGCAGCTAAGACCCCAGAAGCAGCGGCCGGGTTGAGCCCCAGGCCCAAAGAGTTGGTGTTATATCCATAACTGGCCAATGTATTAAGAGCAGATGTAATGGCCAGGAGGTCATTACCTGAGAAGCTGGACATGGTGGTGGGAAAGGGTCCAACACCAGCCAAGCTGGCTTGGCCAAGAAGGCTCGAGGCAGTAGCAGCCGCGGCTGCTGCGGCCGCGGGCATCACCTCCGCCGAGTTGGCATATGGTGAACCGGTAGGATTGGAGTTGGCAACCGGGCCAGAAATATTAGAGTAGCTAATGTTGAGACAGCTACTGCTTTGGGGGTCCTCTTGAATCTTTTGCACAATGATTTCCACTGCTTTGCGATTTTGCTCTGGCTCCCCACTGATAGTCACCACACGTTCCTGCAGGTTGATGCCCTCTGGTTTTTGGGAGAGCTGGACCCAGGCGCCGGATTGCTCCATCACGGCTTTAACCGTAGCCCCTCCCTTTCCGATGATAAGCCCCGCAGTGCTGTTGGGCACAATCAGCTTGGCCTGCAATCGACACAGAGAGAGAAGAAGGTTTAGCTGATGTTAATGAATGAAAAATTCTTTAGATTTCATATTATTACTAATCCTATTGGATCAGTCAAGATATATTTTGGATTTAATGTGAATCTTTCTTAACAACCTTCTTGAAAGTGCCATGCATTTCTGCATTTCCTGTATAGCTTATATGAATGTTTGACCTTTTCTTTGCCCTTGAAACCCCTTACTTGAAAACGAATGTGCTTTCGTTTTTTAGTATGGTCTGCTTCCTACTCCCATCAAATAgcttgaaaattaaaaaaaaaaatccaatcaaacagaaaatatttcatAATTTAAGATGAAACGAGGAAAAAAGGTAAACAAGTGCAATCACAAacaagtgtttttgttttttcaaaaaCGTTAGggagaagaaaaagaaggaaaagaAATGAAGTAAAAACCGAATAATTGGGTACAACGGGCCTCATTTAGAAGCATCCACTCCCAGGGGTCAAAGTTGCCATGGAAACCTAGCTCCAGCTTTCAAGAGGGGTGAATGAAAATGTATGGCAACCCCCACTGCCTCACATACAAATGCACAACACCTCAGCTCTTACTCCTAATACagacattctctctctctctctctctctctctctatctatctatctatctcactctctctttcacacacacacacacacacacacacacacctattaACCCAATCCCccgttttccattttaaattgCTGGTGTTAAGGAAGAGATACAGCCACTAATCACTAAATAAAGCACTTAGTATAGTTTTTAAACTTGTTTTACAATTGCTGTCACAGTGGAAATATAGGCAAAATAGTAAAATAATCAATGGAAGAAAGGACAAAGCTGCACCCAAAATCCTTCATTCGGTGTCGGCTGACAAAGGAAACGCAAGAAGGAACAACAAAGCAGGCTGAGAGCGGAGCACTGCAGACAGAATAGCTTTCGTGATATGCACTCCAATCTCACAACTTAGATTAAGTCCAAAGGCACCTGCATgtttatatatgcatttatCTGTGTGCATTCTACACTATTCCCTGGGAACCCGTAATGGTTATCCTTCATAatcctgaaataaaaatgaacttgCTACAGCCACAGTGTTATGctatttagttttgtttttgttatgatCATACTTGTTTTGTTATGCTAcacataaaagtaaaatatgcTAGAGACTATTAAAAATGGGCAATGCAGGAGAGAAAGCTTTTTCTGCTACTGTGGAACTAAGGAAGAGC is part of the Paramormyrops kingsleyae isolate MSU_618 chromosome 17, PKINGS_0.4, whole genome shotgun sequence genome and encodes:
- the nova2 gene encoding RNA-binding protein Nova-2, producing the protein MKMMAGGAVQQNGIFSNPHHHNQQPHMESDPPDSRKRPLETPTEASSTKRTNTGEEGEYFLKVLIPSYAAGSIIGKGGQTIVQLQKETGATIKLSKSKDFYPGTTERVCLIQGTVEALNGVHNFIAEKVREMPQSAQKTEPVGILQPQTTVNPDRIKQAKLIVPNSTAGLIIGKGGATVKAVMEQSGAWVQLSQKPEGINLQERVVTISGEPEQNRKAVEIIVQKIQEDPQSSSCLNISYSNISGPVANSNPTGSPYANSAEVMPAAAAAAAATASSLLGQASLAGVGPFPTTMSSFSGNDLLAITSALNTLASYGYNTNSLGLGLNPAAASGVLAAVAASANPAAAAAANLLASYASDASTSAGHPAATLGGFTLGSLAAATGATNGYLSAASPLVASSLLATEKLAEGAKDVVEIAVPENLVGAILGKGGKTLVEYQELTGARIQISKKGEFIPGTRNRKVTITGSPAATQAAQYLISQRITYEQGVRATNPQKVG